The Bradyrhizobium oligotrophicum S58 genome contains the following window.
ATGGACCTGGCCCTCGATGATCATCGGATTGATGCGGGTGCCGCAATCGTCGAGCGCGTAGAAGCGCCGGATCTTGTAGACGCCGGTATCGACGTCGATGTCCATCACGCAGAGATAGGCGCCGAACGGATAGGTCATGTTGGGCGGATCGTAGTAGCTCACTGCCTCCAGCCCCGGCTCCATGCCGGGCGGCACCGAATTATACGCTGCCCAGCAGATATCCTTCATCGACATCGCCTTCTCCGGCAGGCCCTTGACGCGGAAGCCGTCGATGTCCCATTCGAGATCGTCCTCGTGGACCTCGAGCTTGTAGGCCGCGATCATCTGCGCCTTGGCCTTGATTTTTCGCGCGGCCATCGCGATGGCGGCGCCAGCCACAGGTGTTGAGCGCGAGCCGTAAGTGCCGAGGCCGTAAGGCGCGGTGTCGGTGTTGCCCTCCTCCACCATGATGTTGTCGGCCGGAATGCCGATCTCGGTGGCGATGATCTGCGCCCAGGTGGTCTCGTGGCCCTGGCCCTGGCTCTTGGACCCCACGCGCGCAATGCCGGCACCGGTCGGATGCAGGCGAATCTCGCAGGAATCGAACATCGCGATCCCCAGGATGTCGCAGTTCTTCGACGGTCCCGCGCCGACGATCTCGGTGAAGAAGGAGACGCCGAGCCCCATGATCTCGCGGGTTTCGCCGCGCTTGAACGCTTCGCGCTTCTCGGCCTGCTGCTTGCGCAAGCCGGCGTAGTCCACGCTCTCCATCATCTTGCGCATCGCGGTGTGGTAGTCGCCGGAATCGTATTCCCAGCCGAGCGCCGAGTGATAGGGAAACTGCTCCGGCTTGATGAAGTTCTTCAGCCGCAGTTCGGCCGGATCCATGCCGAGCTTTTGCGCCAGAATGTCCATCCCGCGCTCGATGCAATAGGCCGCCTCGGTGACACGGAACGAGCAGCGATAGGCGACGCCGCCCGGCGCCTTGTTGGTGTAGATGCCGTCGACGCTGAGATGCGCGACCGGGAAGTCATAGGAGCCGGTGACGATGTTGAAGAAGCCGGCCGGCCATTTCGACGGATCGGCGCAGGCATCGAAGGCGCCGTGATCGGCCAGCACATGGACGCGCAGGCCGGTGACCTTGCCTTCTTTGGTCGCGGCGATCTCAGTCGTCATATGATAGTCGCGGGCGAACGACGTCGCTGTCAGGTTCTCGATGCGGTCCTCGACCCATTTCACCGGCTTGCCGGTGACGATCGAGGCCACGGCAGCGCAGATGTAGCCGGGATAGGCGCCGACCTTGTTGCCGAAGCCGCCGCCGATGTCGGGCGCGATCACATGGATCTTGTGCTCGGGGAGCTTGGCGATCAGCGACACCACGGTGCGGATCACATGCGGCGCCTGGAACGTGCCCCAGATCGTCAGCTCGCCCTTGATCTTGTCGAACGAGCAGACGCACTGGCAGGTCTCCAGCGGCGACGGATGGGTGCGATGGTAGGAGATCATCTCCTTGATCGTGACCTCGGCCTTGTTGAAGGCGGCGTCGGTCAGCTCGCGGTCGCCGACGCTCCATTCGAAGATGTGGTTGTGGTGCTTGCGCGGGCCGTGCGCGCCGGAGGTCTTGCCGGCGAGATCCTCGCGCAGCACGGGCGCGTCCGCGTCCATCGCCCTGAACGGATCGACCAGCACCGGCAGCGCCTCGTACTCGACCACGACCTTGGCGACGCCGTCGTCCGCAGCGTAGCGGTCGGTCGCGACAACGAAGGCGACCTCCTGGTTCTGGAATAGCACCTTGCCGTCGGCCAGCACCATCTGCACGTCGCCGGCGAGGGTCGGCATCCAGGCGAGGTTGACGGTCTTCAGCGTCTCCGCGGTGATCACGGCGAGCACGCCGGGCACCTTCAGCGCCTCTTCGCTGTTGATCGACTTCACCCGCGCATGGGCATGCGGCGAGCGCACGAAGTCGCCATGCAGCATGCCCGGCAATTTCACGTCATCGACGTAGTTGCCCCGTCCTTGGGTGAAGCGGATATCCTCGACGCGCTTGCGCTTGCAGCCCATGCCTTCGAGCGCGGCTTCGCGTTGTTCCCGCGTGGGAGTGAGGTCATTCATTCCGCAGCCTCCTGGAATTCAACGCCGTTGATCTTGGCGGCGGCGTATTGGATCGCCTTGACGATGTTCTGATAGCCGGTGCAGCGGCAGATGTTGCCGGAGATGCCGGCGCGGATCTCGGCTTCCGTCGGCGACGGATTCTCCTGCAGCAGCCGATGCGCGCGCAGAATCATGCCGGGCGTGCAGAAGCCGCATTGCAGGCCGTGCATCATGCGAAAGCCTTCCTGCAGCGGCGACAAGGTGCCGTCGGCATTGGCCATGCCCTCGATCGTGGTGATCTCGGCGCCGTTGGCCTGCACCGCCAGCATGGTGCAGCTCTTCACGCTCATGCCGTCGATATCGATGGTGCAGGCGCCGCAATGGCTGGTCTCGCAGCCGATATGGGTGCCGGTGAGCTGCGCCTGCTCGCGCAGGAAGTGAACCAGCAAGGTGCGCGGCTCCGCGAGGCCCTCGACCTCGCTGCCGTTCACTTTCATCGTGACGTGGGTTTTGGGCATTTGGTGCTCCGTCGAAAACTGCTGTTTGGGCCCGGCTAATGCCGCGGTGTCAGTGCGCTCCCCTCCCCCTTGCGGGGAGGGGTTGGGGGTGGGGGTCCACAGCGGCAGTGTCGCTTGGGGCTACCCCCCTCCCCGACCCTCCCCCACAAGGGGGGAGGGAGATGAGAGAGCTTGCCGAGTGTCGAGGTGCACCGCCTAAACCGCGACGGCATCGCCACGCTCTGCTACTTGGCGCGGCTTGCCGCGCGCTGCAGGGCGCGCATCACCATGATGCCACCGACATGCTTGCGGTATTCGGCCGGGCCGCGCGCGTCGGACGCGGGTTGCATGATGTCCCGCGCGGCGCTCGCGGCGGCCTTCAGCGCGGCATCGTCGAGTGCCGTGCCGATCACCGCCTTGGCCG
Protein-coding sequences here:
- a CDS encoding aerobic carbon-monoxide dehydrogenase large subunit, which codes for MNDLTPTREQREAALEGMGCKRKRVEDIRFTQGRGNYVDDVKLPGMLHGDFVRSPHAHARVKSINSEEALKVPGVLAVITAETLKTVNLAWMPTLAGDVQMVLADGKVLFQNQEVAFVVATDRYAADDGVAKVVVEYEALPVLVDPFRAMDADAPVLREDLAGKTSGAHGPRKHHNHIFEWSVGDRELTDAAFNKAEVTIKEMISYHRTHPSPLETCQCVCSFDKIKGELTIWGTFQAPHVIRTVVSLIAKLPEHKIHVIAPDIGGGFGNKVGAYPGYICAAVASIVTGKPVKWVEDRIENLTATSFARDYHMTTEIAATKEGKVTGLRVHVLADHGAFDACADPSKWPAGFFNIVTGSYDFPVAHLSVDGIYTNKAPGGVAYRCSFRVTEAAYCIERGMDILAQKLGMDPAELRLKNFIKPEQFPYHSALGWEYDSGDYHTAMRKMMESVDYAGLRKQQAEKREAFKRGETREIMGLGVSFFTEIVGAGPSKNCDILGIAMFDSCEIRLHPTGAGIARVGSKSQGQGHETTWAQIIATEIGIPADNIMVEEGNTDTAPYGLGTYGSRSTPVAGAAIAMAARKIKAKAQMIAAYKLEVHEDDLEWDIDGFRVKGLPEKAMSMKDICWAAYNSVPPGMEPGLEAVSYYDPPNMTYPFGAYLCVMDIDVDTGVYKIRRFYALDDCGTRINPMIIEGQVHGGLTEAFAIAMGQEIRYDSEGNVVTGSFMDFFMPTAVETPHWETDFTVTPSPHHPIGAKGVGESPNVGGVPAFSNAVNDAFSFLGSTHIQMPHDFWRNWQAAKNLRVLA
- a CDS encoding (2Fe-2S)-binding protein, with the translated sequence MPKTHVTMKVNGSEVEGLAEPRTLLVHFLREQAQLTGTHIGCETSHCGACTIDIDGMSVKSCTMLAVQANGAEITTIEGMANADGTLSPLQEGFRMMHGLQCGFCTPGMILRAHRLLQENPSPTEAEIRAGISGNICRCTGYQNIVKAIQYAAAKINGVEFQEAAE